CGGCATTTTCTTACGACTGACAATGAAACGGCGAAAGCCGCCAAGTCAGTGCTCCATCTGCGCAATTCTCCAAGATATTACAGAATAAGCAAGCCTAACGCACCACAGAGACAGGAATATTCTTCAGCCCCTGCCACGAGGTCCAAGCGATGGTTGGATGTATAGGTTGCTTCTCAGACACCTTTGGAACAGCCACAGTGAACGTTCGTCTGCAGTAAGCCATTGGAGCCAACACTGGAAGATGTGTGGGTTTGATTTGTACATTGcgctggtttgggctgggatggagttaatttccttcttagtagctggtatggggctgTGTCTTGggtttgtgctggaaacagtgctgttaacacagggatgttttagttctcgctgagcagtgcttacacagagtccaggccttttctgttcctcacaccaTCCCGCCAGCAAGGAGGCCGGGGGCGCACAAGAagcggggaggggacacagccgggacagctgacccaactgACCGAAGGGACAGCCTATGCCATATGACGTCCTGCGCAGCAATAAAGCTAGGGGGAAGGTtggcgggggcaggggggaactgctcggggactgcctgggCATCGGGCGCTTGGTGCTGAGCAATTGCTTTCATTTGCATctcttgtctttcttgggttttatgtctctctcttcattcttttccttttcattaccatTTTGTGGTCATAGTGGtatggtattattattttattttatttcagttattaaacTGCTCTTGCCTCAAcacacgagttttctcacttccaCCCTCCCAATTCTCTTTCCCCCATCCCGCTGCAGGCAGAGTGACTGAGCGGCTATTGCACGCTTAGTTGCCAGCTAGGGCTAAACCACGACATACAGGCACAAACTGACTGCGAACCAGGCAACCCGCTGGCTTCACTGCCGTCACAGGCTGGAATAATCGATTGGCATGGCCCAGCTTCCTCTGCTGATCCCGACCCTGGCTCCGGTTTGTTGCGAGAAACGGATAAACTGTCTGTCTGTGTAGGAACCACTCGTAGCTGACTGCCTGCAATGTGGCTGCTCTGGGATAGAGGGGTGTGTGTACGTATCGGCCTtgcaaatactgcattttaactTACCCAGGTGTTGGGCTGGCGGGTTTTGCCTGTTTTATTTCCTCCCACGTTTCTGTAACCTTGGAAATGCAGTGCTGCTTTGCCTTCAAACATACCACTGCATTGCCATCAGTTACAACGAGATAAAGTTACAACCCCACTCATTAAGGGAGAAAGCACTACTCTTCAATTTGATTGTCATTTATTATTCACTAGACACAGAGAATCACTCATGCTCGAGTAACGGGGAATCACATACGGGGGAAACAGGAATGCACAGACCAAACAGAGAAGGACATTTCTCCAGAGTTATAACTTGGCATTAACGTGAATTGCAACAAATGGATCTTCAGCACTGTTACTAATCTGGAAATTAGCCATTCCATCATCAGAAACATACACCTGTATTCCAGTACATCCACTGCCCTCCTTTTGTCCTGAAATAACATCGCAGTAGGTACCAGCAGGCAGTCCGGTTTGCAAATCGACGTTCATACTCCTATGCGAAAACAAGAGAACGCTCTTTATCCGCGGTTTCCAGAACAGATTATTTCAAACTGAATGTAGGGGTTTTGAAACTGATGCTACTCCCTTTCCTTTCAAGGGCAATGTAAAGGGTGAGCTTTCTGATCCTATCCCTGCTTCGCTCCCTACGCTCCCGTTTTGGCTCTCTCGACCTGCCATGCAACTGCATGAATCTAGCTCAGGCTGCAGTGATCGCTCACATCAGGAGAGAAGGACATTCCCCTTCCCATCAGTATTGCTGTTGGCGGTGCTATGCTTCTCTCTGGGGACACCGTCTCTCCCACTGACTCACCAGTCGTCATTGTTGAAAACGATGAAGCCTTTATCACCACGGCCAAAAGCTACTTGATTGCTGTCGTTGTCCCACCAGTTGGAGAAAGGCTGACCGTCCACCACATTACGGAAGATAACCATGTTCCTGAAAATGCAAGGAACGGCTGTCACCGTGGCTGCTAGAGCTTGAAAGCCACGAGGAACATGAAGCAAAAGCAACTGCTTTTACTTCTTCTTTCTCCTACTTTATTTGACGCCAGCGATGTTCGCAAACCCAGTCGTTGCCACAGGTAGTGTCTTCATTGATTGTAACAGCCTTTGTTGATCCATCTGACTCACTTGGTGGTCCAACCCAGTCATTGGTGTCCTGCGATTAAAAAGACAACTTTAAAACTTCTCCCTGAAAATGCAGAGAGCCTATCTGGAGCGAAGACCTAGATGGAGCATCAGATTTCCACCTGCCAGATCCAGCACGGGACAGAGAAACCACTTCACAAATTTAAATGCACTGGACTGCTTCCCTGGCCCTGTTCTGACCCTTATTCACCACGCATTTATCTTCAGCATTAGAAGCTTACCTCTCCATCTACAAAATTTCTTGGCCAGCGAAAACTTGACATCACACGTGTGAACCCATATGGATGAGCAAGCATGAAACCAACTGCCATTTTATAAAGCCTGTTTGTTAGACAAAAGAAGAAGTaatgagatgcagaaagagaaacCATGCCAGGGAACAGATAGACAAGCAAGCAAAAGGAAGACGCATCAGCCAGACAAAAGCAATCCCTTACCTAGCGTCCCAGAAGGTTAGAATGGAAGCTccaccagccccgtgcccacgctgGTTGTCGTGATTATCCACAAAGACCAGGGCTCTGTCGGAAGGCACAAAGCCCCAGCCTTCTCCCCAGTTCCTAGCCAAAAACACAAAGACTTGAAGCTACCCTGGCGCATCCAGCATATCCCAGATAAGTCCCAGCATTTTCACCCTTACTTTAAGTAGGCCATCTTTTCTCCATTCCACTTGCGGATCACTGTCCCCAGTTTCGCACCGTATTTGAATTCTGTCACTCGGCCATTCTCAAAGTAGTCGCTGCCTGTGATCGGCTCTCCACCCAAGTCAATTACCTGGTACAGGAAAGACAGGACATTCCTTCCtacttaaaaaaccaaacaactacAATGCATTGCCCAGACACTGTTTAGAGCCAGAGAAACTACTCGAGGTACGTATATTATCTGCCTAATTtgagaaattgtatttaaaactattttctgtattttatgtcaGCCTAGCTGTGAACTTGCTTTCCATCTCCATCCTCAGTCTCCTTACCCTGATTGATCATTACCACATAATTAAGGCTTGGGCTGTACCAACATTGTATTTAGCTTCGTCATCAATGCCTCTGCTTCCGGCACACATGAACCTCATTTCACTGTGTAGCTACAGAATGTTTCACTATTTGCCCTAGACCTTGCAGGCAACATAGTGATTTAATAAAATGTGTCTAGCAGCTGTAGCATTTGCTGACTGAAAGCAACAATTACGTGCTTCTCAGGTCTTGTTAGGATTCGTTTTTCAAATGTAAAACACAAATTCAGAATGTCAAGTAACACTGGTTATGCCATTGAGAAACAAAGTTTCAGACCTTAATCACCATTTATATCTTCCGTAGCAATTTATTATccagaatttaaaattcattgagtgaaataatctcttttttaaacagaatttttacaCTAACTTCAGTGCAGTAAATTTATTCTCAACTGAAATCACCAGGTTACCTAGTTCCAGAATGTCCAAAACAACGGAGGCATTTTGCATGTTAGTGACCATTTGTGGGCAGATTACGTATTTGTAAATTATGGTTATTAAATCTTGACAACAATTTCTATAGATTTTGAGTCTGAAAGCTGCTCAGACCCAGCTCAAGCAAAGTAGAGTTCCAGTGTGGGACTGAGTCTATAGTGTGCCTGCAAGAAACGTATTTgtaaactaaaatttaaaaaaataaagattaccTCCTGGTAAATGAAAGGTTTAGTTCCTGCTGAAAACCACTTGGTATTTAGATCTTTCAGCTTGTCTAAAATCACCTTCACATCCCCAGGCCACATATGCTTGGCAGCATCAATTCGGAAGCCTGCTACACCAATATCAATGAGATAGTTCATGTACTCAGAAACTTTTGAGCGTACATAGTCCTTCTCCAGGGCCAGATCAAGAAGGCTAACCAAGCGGCAGTCTCGGACCTATACAAAAATTGTGAAATCAAACAATTTTCACCTAATAAACTAAATGTAGACTTCTACATACATTTTCAATTTTGTTACCTATATTACGATGCCAAAATAAAACCTTTACTAGTCATTGTTGACATGGATATCTGTGCCTTGGACAGTTATCTTGGAGAGTCATCTACAAAGAAGAAGCATTAAGGAGTCTGCATTCACCCAGCTTACACAGCTGTAGGTGTTGAAGGATTATAACAGCCAAATCATTAAATCTGCAACCATCTTTTTAATGCAAGTATAGAGCAAAAATatgacaaattatttttatttcagtgtattAAGGAACAGATTCATTACTATTTCAAGTACACTTATTTCTTCTCTGATGCAGGAGAGGTTTCTAGAAATTATCTTTCTAAATCTTTTAGAAATCTTGAGTTGTTATTATAGCCTTAAACATTAAGATCTCTGTCCCttctttccctttgtttcctgtAAATACAAAATGAGGGGCATGAATTTTCATCAgaagaatactttaaaaaaagcatctcAGTATATTCAGTGTATGTTTAATAACTCTCACAATGGGTTTCCATGGCTATGCACATCTGCCTGCAGAGAGCAAGGTGCATCAGCCTACATTGCAAACTGTACTAAAGAATTGGCTATAAAGATGCTCCCTTAGAACTGCTCAAGCACCCAGGGACACTTACAGACTCCCCTTCTGCCATTTCTCCAGAACCCCTCTCCCCTCAACTTAGATTCAGGAAAGATCACACACATTTGAAAGGCATAAGACATTACTCGAGAAAGACAGGTATTTATCTTTATAAACtattttttcattctgtgatAGTTTTAAAGTCCTGACCTTGCAATCTGATATAGAGGAACAGATAGACCCCTCTTATCTGCACACAAGGAAGTCTTTCTTAGGAAGGGACACCTCTAAACAGAACGCTGATTTTCTGATTTTCAAGATTTTACCACTActatttttctttatgaaatctTCATCTCTCTCTTCTGAAATTGAGACCAAAGAAAACTTCCAAATCACAATCAGAAGCAAATAATAactcttaaatttttttaaacacacacacaaaaaaatcacacatgaGAATACTTAAATAGATTTTATGAGCTTTAAAACTGTCTTTATAAGGTACCTAAGCACATAGTCAACCTGAAATTGAGCCACTGGCTCATGTAGAGCTATTCCTTTAAGTGGTGTCCCTGATAGTAAAGCTAACCTCTATTATCAATTAGGATGGTTTTCCAtgagggtttttgttttggtttttaaaaatgtctgaCAGTAATAGGGAGCAAAGAAACAACAGCCCAGGAACAGACGTatgtgaaaaatatatttatagttCTAGGTTTACCTGAAACATATCATGATAATTCTCAATGTCTCCACTTCTAGATTTACATTTAAGGTCATTAAAATCCCAGCCAGAATACGGCACAGCTGGAAAATCTTTAGTCTTCGCATTGAAATAGCTTCCACAAGTAGCATGGTTGCCAGCACCAGCATTAGCTCCGCACATATGGTTGATTACTGCATCCACATAAATATGTACCTAGAGAACAGTATTCACATTTCAATTTGAGAAAGCTGCAAGGCACCACCATTTAATGCTCTCTTACCTCCTGCCCTATCCCCctatttctgtttgcttgcttgcttccccCAGCatcttatttaaaatatttctcttttattaaCATACAGCAATGGTGATATCACATGAATCTCAACAGAtaggcagaaaaaaacctcatcttTAATGCTACCATGTCTTCCCTTCTAGATTACCGGTTGTCTATAACCTTGCACTGTTAACACCAGAAGGTTTTCAAAACACTTACTCCAACATTATTGCACCTGGTCACCATGTCTCTAAATTCGGTTTCATTTCCAGATCGTGTACAGAGCTTGTAGCTGACCGGCTGGTATCTTTCCCACCATGGTTGCCAGGGGTCAGTAATGATAACATTTTCATTTGGAGGTGAAATCTGTGAATAAGATGGTGTCTCTTGATAACAAGGATACTGATAATGGTTTATTTATTTGCTCAGTATTGTTAGAGAAAGAACATAAATATAGAAAATCAGGTCCCTTTAATGGAAGATGCTTGCAATACCTAACCCACGCAGATCCTCAGTATCCTCTACTTATACTGTAGTGGAATGGATATAAAAGACTTAGGCCTAGACCTTCAGCAGGTAGAAACATACTATAAAAATGATGTCCATGGACAGTGTCCTAATTATTTTGGAAATGCAGGCCTAAAAGATCAGAAGAAGGGTCTGAATAATCTGAAGGAACAAGTCAGTACAGATAGCCCATAATCAGGAAGGAACTGACTGCAGAACAACCGAGATAACATCCTGCCCTTAAAATTGAtctgacttcatttttttgtaatgtttttataAAAGCATTCTTGACATGAAACTTGTCACAGTTTCCAGATAAGCTATACCTTTTCCTTTTACAGACTCTTTCCAGGATCCTTTTCAGGCAATAAGCTTTTGCTGTTACCTCCAAGTCTCCAGACATAAGCATCTGATCCCACCATTTCTCACAAAGATCCCTGGGCTGTAGCCTACTTAGCTGCCACGCCTTTGTGACCAGCTCAGCAAGtttgcacttgaaaaaaaaatttctaagacCCTGTCACAGCACAGATTAAAAAGATATCCAAGCATACACCATAGTCTGAGAAATGGGTTTAAAATCCAACAGGCCTGTGTGCCTGGAAAGAAGGTTGccaaaaaaatatgtattatttgaGAATTATGGAAAAGTTCTCCCTCAGGCCAACTTGCAAACTCCTGGGCTACAAGAAACAGGCAAACTTCTCTCACCAACTTTTCCCGAGCAATCTGACAAACAAATTGAAATAGTTTTAATAGGTGACTGCTCTCCAGCCATACTACTCCACTGACACTACTGGTTCCACAGGATCACGTGTCTGTTCTTCAGACAGCACAGAGTCACATCAACACACCTCCACCAGAGCTTGTGTTCAAGGTCATTTCTCCCTGCTCACACCAGGTTCTTGCAAAGCAGGGTCTCTTAATAGCTTAATGACACTAGTCTTTACAGAGAGAAACTTGCTGGTTTGGGTGAACACAATTAACAgtgttttatattatttatttaaaaccttCAGCACTCTTGTATTCTCTCTGGGAGTCCTATTTTTCAGCCACAGTTTGATTTTATGTTTGTCTATCTCTTAAGAGCTTCCCTTCATTTAAATAATATCAAGCAGATAAACATAGGTTACTCTTCACAGCAGTAAAAAAAGATTTAGCCAGTGATATGAATTCTAATTCATCTAAACATAACAGCACAGAATGCAAAACATGCTCTTTGGAGTGATGAAATAAATTCACACTTACACTATCATGACTGAAGAATGTATTTGTCAGCATTAACTACTTCCATTACcaatttctgttttgctttctcagtACCTGTCCTTTGGTGAACTGAacattttctctgaaaaacacaTTATCACCCATATAGCAATTTTACTGCCTACTGATAGGAACAGACAGACATACCTGAACTCCTCCAAATCCATTAGGAGCTAAATAGCGTTCACACTCATGAGCAATATCAGCCCAGCGCCACTCAAAGAGATGTACAATAGACGTCGTCCCAGAGTGAGTATTAGGGTTGTGCTGTGCCCAGCAAAACCCTACaattaacagaagaaaacagatacCCATCCTCTGCTCTGTGACCAGCTGCGCTCTTCCTCCTGCCTATTTTATGTTCCTGCAAGAGGGTAAAGTACGCATtacaaaacacacacatttaaaaGTAAATGCCCATCTCTGGCATCATATTTATTTAACTTGACTTGACTGTCATTTTGTTTGAGAATTGGATTCTATCTAAATTACATTAACCTCCCATAGTAACAGtaactttgtttttctgaagttaaaattCAGATGTTGGCTAATACAGGCTGTCTGTAGTGTGCAAAAGTTGTATTTTTATTAGTATAAAGCCAACACCACCCCCAAAAGGCAAAGGAGTATCTATATAGACAGAAAGAGACActtcatttcttattttaatgtACAATACTTTACATTCCTATTTATCCTTAAAAGGCATACTTTTTTCAATCTGTGTTACTATGACTTGTACATATTTAGACAAGGCCTCAGAGATGCGGTGTGTTTCTTATCGTGAGTTGCCACAAAAAAACAGGTATTTGGGAGGTCTAACGACATCTGTCATTCAAAACAACAGCCCTAATCTTGGAAGATCTCTCAGATACAGAAGTGACTGTACTGATTCAAAACCAGAAATGCTAAATGTTTAATCTCTGTAGACCTGTACAATTTGTGTGGAGATATTCTTCTTCCAGCAAACATAGTGCAATGGCATGCAGAGGTTAGAAGTGCTGTGAAGCTCCATAACCAAGAAGTCTCCTTAGTGCCCAGACACAGAGTTCTGCAAAGGCACTGAAGGAGCTTTCCAAAGGGGTAAAATCAGCTGCATTACCTTCTCATAAACTAGGCCAGTAATTATAGTTCCCAATTCATATTGTATTAGCTTATATAGGAACACAGATAAGCCTATTAAAATACCTCTCTTATTCCTCATACAGAGAGAGATACAACTTATAACAAACCAGAAGTTAAACAACTACCAAGGTTTACATTACACTGTTTAGGATCTCATTTTGCACTCTTCATGCTTAGAAGTTGATTTAGAGTCTGAGATACAAAGAAGTCCTACAAGAAGATCTTTTGCAAACAACAGGCTGAACTATTACTTCTTTGTTTAACAACAAAACACTTCATCTATTCTATCACAACATCAAAAGAACACATGGCAAAGAGGGAACAAGGAGATTCCTGGGTGCTGTCACAGGGGACACCAAACACCTCACCGAAGGTTTAAACATGAACACAAGGGCCTTCAGGTTTGCTACATGAAAGAAACCTTCAGTCTCTCCTGATTTCATATGCACTTGGGAATGCACTGCTGAAAAGTCTAACCTGCTACGATACAGATACCAAAAAAGAAGTCTACACAAAATCTTACATTATTTCTACAAAACAAccctctttctctcatttttatttcagggAAAGGACAATCCATACCTACCAGTCAGTGGAGCTGCACTCTTTGGAgcaaagtcaagcacaaaatATGCCATTTTATCAAGTGTAGAACCTGCCTTGCAGAGCCTCTTGCAATCAGCTGTCACCATACTTCACAGGCAGAGTTATTTAGAATGAATCATCTGATAAATTTAGCTTATTTTTCTGATTGTGAACAAAACAAATATAATGAACTTCTTTACTTGTAGCTTTTCTGTAGAGTACACAGACAAGTTTCAGCTGTAAGCAACTGTTCTGTGCGCTTCCATTTTTGTGAAAGAACTCCTCCTTGCCCTGATAGGAAGAACGTGAATTAACAGAAAACAAGCTAAGAAAGTTTGATCTTCTCTGATGAGAGAAGCCA
This sequence is a window from Opisthocomus hoazin isolate bOpiHoa1 chromosome 6, bOpiHoa1.hap1, whole genome shotgun sequence. Protein-coding genes within it:
- the LOC104329693 gene encoding pancreatic alpha-amylase-like isoform X1 is translated as MGICFLLLIVGFCWAQHNPNTHSGTTSIVHLFEWRWADIAHECERYLAPNGFGGVQISPPNENVIITDPWQPWWERYQPVSYKLCTRSGNETEFRDMVTRCNNVGVHIYVDAVINHMCGANAGAGNHATCGSYFNAKTKDFPAVPYSGWDFNDLKCKSRSGDIENYHDMFQVRDCRLVSLLDLALEKDYVRSKVSEYMNYLIDIGVAGFRIDAAKHMWPGDVKVILDKLKDLNTKWFSAGTKPFIYQEVIDLGGEPITGSDYFENGRVTEFKYGAKLGTVIRKWNGEKMAYLKNWGEGWGFVPSDRALVFVDNHDNQRGHGAGGASILTFWDARLYKMAVGFMLAHPYGFTRVMSSFRWPRNFVDGEDTNDWVGPPSESDGSTKAVTINEDTTCGNDWVCEHRWRQIKNMVIFRNVVDGQPFSNWWDNDSNQVAFGRGDKGFIVFNNDDWSMNVDLQTGLPAGTYCDVISGQKEGSGCTGIQVYVSDDGMANFQISNSAEDPFVAIHVNAKL
- the LOC104329693 gene encoding pancreatic alpha-amylase-like isoform X2 — protein: MGICFLLLIVGFCWAQHNPNTHSGTTSIVHLFEWRWADIAHECERYLAPNGFGGVQISPPNENVIITDPWQPWWERYQPVSYKLCTRSGNETEFRDMVTRCNNVGVHIYVDAVINHMCGANAGAGNHATCGSYFNAKTKDFPAVPYSGWDFNDLKCKSRSGDIENYHDMFQVIDLGGEPITGSDYFENGRVTEFKYGAKLGTVIRKWNGEKMAYLKNWGEGWGFVPSDRALVFVDNHDNQRGHGAGGASILTFWDARLYKMAVGFMLAHPYGFTRVMSSFRWPRNFVDGEDTNDWVGPPSESDGSTKAVTINEDTTCGNDWVCEHRWRQIKNMVIFRNVVDGQPFSNWWDNDSNQVAFGRGDKGFIVFNNDDWSMNVDLQTGLPAGTYCDVISGQKEGSGCTGIQVYVSDDGMANFQISNSAEDPFVAIHVNAKL